Below is a genomic region from Triticum dicoccoides isolate Atlit2015 ecotype Zavitan chromosome 5A, WEW_v2.0, whole genome shotgun sequence.
cctctgtaaacaaatgtaaGATGTTTTAGATCACTAACGTAGTgacctaaaacgtcttatatttgtttacagagggagtagtaagatGTGCCGTAGAAAAACAGAGGCTCGTTTAAATTCTTACACAGCTATGCGGTCAGGCACAAAGCTGCCTGTGATTGATTTGTACTCGAAGCGGCAAAAATAGTCCTCAGGATTGACAGCAGAAAGCTTGGTGTAGTCCCGGAAGCTGTAGACGTTGCACTTGCACTCTATGGTATCAGCACTCTGCACATCTTGGTGGTCAGAGAGGAACACCTCCTTCTCGCCATGGAATGGCCTGCGCCCACCAATGGACTCCTCCGGTCGGTAGTACCAGCGCACTTTAACCTTGACATTTGCGCCCCGAGGTCCTGCTGCCTCGATTTCCTCAATCTTGGCCACATACGGAGGCTTTGATGTGTCGGGCGCCTTCATCAGCACAGAGTCCCCAGCTGAAACAAAA
It encodes:
- the LOC119303589 gene encoding chromatin remodeling protein EBS-like isoform X2, producing the protein MSKTPGKTPRTPRRILESYTIKGSDGVIRPGDSVLMKAPDTSKPPYVAKIEEIEAAGPRGANVKVKVRWYYRPEESIGGRRPFHGEKEVFLSDHQDVQSADTIECKCNVYSFRDYTKLSAVNPEDYFCRFEYKSITGSFVPDRIAVFCKCEMPYNPDDLMIQCEECSDWFHPACIGKTIKEAKKLENFTCEGCVAENGNGNGVKNENSHESTGESDEKVQSKRRRR
- the LOC119303589 gene encoding chromatin remodeling protein EBS-like isoform X1, whose protein sequence is MSKTPGKTPRTPRRILESYTIKGSDGVIRPGDSVLMKAPDTSKPPYVAKIEEIEAAGPRGANVKVKVRWYYRPEESIGGRRPFHGEKEVFLSDHQDVQSADTIECKCNVYSFRDYTKLSAVNPEDYFCRFEYKSITGSFVPDRIAVFCKCEMPYNPDDLMIQCEECSDWFHPACIGKTIKEAKKLENFTCEGCVAENGNGNGVKNENSHESTGESDEKQVQSKRRRR